tttcttatattttgaaCCTCCCTTTTTGAATGCTTTCTTGAATCTTCTTGTAATCATGGCAAGATCATCTTCATCACTTGAACAATTGGAGCTGTCACTTGAGGCAGCCTTAAAAGCTATAGTTTTCCTTAATTCATCCTCTTGGCTTGACTTTAAGGCAattcctctctttttcttttcatcatctacattgctcttgctcttgtcaTAAAGCATTTCATGAGCAATAAGAGAACCAATCAGCTCATCATAAGTGAATTTGGAGAAATCTTTGGTGTCAAAGATCACCGTAACTTTTGTTTCCCATGATTTAGGTAGTGACCTCAAGACTTTCTTGACTAACTCTTCTTCAGTGAATTCTTTTTCAAGAGCTTTGAGAACATTCACCGGATCGAGAAATCTTGTGCTCATTTCTGAATTGGTTTctccaggtttcatctcaaatagttCATATTCCCGAACAAGCCTATTTGCTTTTGATTCCTTCACTTGATTAgtcccttcatatgtgacttcaagTTTATCCCACACTTCTTTTGCAGATGCACAAcctgaaatacgattatactcaGTTGCATCAAgtgcacaatgaagaatgtttaAAGCTTTAGCATTTGAAGAAACTTTCTTCCAATCAAGTTCATTATATTCATCTTCTAGTTTTTCTCTATAACCATCAGCATGCAATTCTAATGGAATTTCAGGACCTTTAACAATTCTTTGCCATGCTTCAATATCAACAGATTGAATAAAATTTCTCATCCTCACTTTCCAAAAAGAATAATTAGAACCATTAAACAAAGGTGGTCTAGTGATAGAGTGTCCTTCAGCTAAAGGTGCAGGGATACCAGCTGTGTTAGATGTGCCAGCCATTATAGGATCTCTCCAAGGTGTTTaaacctcaagcaagagagacaagctctgataccaatttgttgtcccaaagaaagtcaccaagaggggggtgaattggacactttagacaatttttcagTCCTTGTTCAAGACTTAATGAAAAATTGAGGCTTTGCACTTCTATGTATATGTATAACTCTGTTCCTAGGATGTAATTTAAGTAATCAATCAAGTTATGCACAAATACTAGctcatacacaaaataattacttGATATCAAGTGTATTTTCTCACATATAATTCAGAGTTTGCAATATTAGCTTAATAAAACaattctcaacacattcaatatataatcagaaaatcaaagtgctgaaaattaaagagttaagggaagaagagaatcaaacacaatgtttatagtggttcagctctcttggcctacatccactcttcccaaagtcccactttgagagtcactccactatttgatcttttcaacaggcaagattcaaagcctttacaatatcaacaagcttcccaggtgcttgaggacctttacaatgtctttgcttcccacaaaagaccacaagcttcacaaggtgcttgaaaaccttccacaagtgtatcctcacacttacacaaccttaaataggttttggtgtagaagaaatcactctcaataactctcaAATACAGAATTTAATGCTAGAAGATTGAGAGAGAAGAGTTGCCACTCAAGCTCAAGAGTAATTGAATGAAAGCTTCAAAAATACCACAATAAATTTACTATGAATAAGAGCACTTTCATTAGTTAGAATTGtagtaaatgatgccttttataGGTGTTTTTCATTGCCAAAAACGTCAGCTGGAGAGTGTGTCCAACggctctttaattttcaaaaaactagCCGTTATTGCTTAGAAAGTCGTGCAGCAGAGTTGAGTCAGGTCAGGTCataaaaatagttaactaaaattttcaccggTTAACTAGTTTTGTAAGATAGAGAATTTTAGATATcaaaactagttaactaatttttgcaacgggttaactaatttcgctactgcctgacttaaaaattgaaattttgagtttttgaagaaaggttgtaaaaattattttgaccattcaaaaaccttaggaatgatataaaaacactttctaaaccccttgaatctaaaaacaaaattgattttaggtctCAAATGGCATAAATTCTCCAATCTTGTACAATGGACCTAAGAACTTAATTTCTATCATATTTCTTCATAGACTttgattcgtcttgtgttatacAAGATGATAAACTCCTTTTATATCAGCCATGTCAATAGAATAGTCCTTCCATCAATGTCTTTGCATATCATGACCTATAAAATCACTTCAAACACTTATGCATAAAAGGTTaatgtatatttcattaagttttgttatcatcaaaatcaagctcATTTTAACTTACAGGGCctacaaatataattttttttataatataaaaaataaatctcaGTTAATTATGAGTGTATCGAGTGCATGTAATAATTTTTCTAGTAAGCATAAGCTTTAATCTTGCATTGCAAAACAAAAAAATTGTGGCCAATCTTTTTTCCATTATAGAAAATatttataagaaaataatttaattaaattttgatataaTCATATTTCTTtatgttttattaaaattaaaaaaaattaaattctttaaatttaaatataaaaattaattaaattcaattctaATAAAATTctgattttattaatatataaagtTTTAATAGATGCCAGAATATTTTATAGTACCAAATACTTTTCAAGAGGGTTGAAAATGGTTAGATCAAAATGTTGATGCATACAtgctacttaaaaaaaaaaaaaaaacaaatcctAACGCTCATTCCAATTAAGATGAGTACACATTGTAGATTTATAAAAACTaagaattaattgatttatatgaaaatttaatatattatatatgtgATGAGAttcatataaatatatttattcttGAATTTATGATGGATTCCTTTCATTATTGGACTTCCCATCTAGTGGACCATTACCACATAAGATATTCATTGTCAAATCAAATATGCTTCCAAAGATAAAGTTCATTCTCAATTATgtgcatattttttttatttaatttgaggattagattcaaaattataaattgttaTGAATTAAGAAATTTCAAATTGagacaataaaaaaataattttatggatAAAGCAAATTCTTCAATAACAAACAAATCCAATACAAATAAGAGTCAAAATCCAACACCCCACAATCCTAAAAAGTAATATAATCAATAAGAAAAACTAATGCACtgagaataataataaaaaaaaattacagagtTGATAAATTCATaaacccagaaaaaaaaaaaaaaaaagaaagaaaagaagcaaATGAGTATTATCATGAATTTCTTGGATATCAACAAGGGATATGATCAGTGAACCATTTAAGTATTTTGAAAGGCAGCTTTATGAGTTCCAGTGCAAAATTCACCAGACCAGCACAACATACACAACATGGGCACAAGCAACTGAATATAGTCCTGCCATTGGAGAAGAAAAGAACAGAGATCAGTCACCCAATCAAGCTATTTTAACACAAATTTATGAAAATATGTAAAATTATGATATGGGTTTTTTCTTCTAAAGGATCAAAATTAGTAGTGAAAAGGGAAAAGGTGAAagaaaaaatttcagatttggaagAGAACACACCCAATGATCCAGAGAACAGCACCAACAAGAGACAAAAGCAGAGCAACCAAAGCAAATGGCAGGCCCAGCAAGAACCCCAATGGTCTGCAATCTCCCATTTCTTGCAAGCTAACTCTTTCTTCTTCGTCTCTGTTTCGAAGACTCGATTCTtggaagaagaggaaagaaagaaagaaatttatATAGAGCGGGCAAGCTACGCTGTGCTGaaatttattcaaaaaagtaattttaaatcTCTAAATACAATATTAAGTAAACACTTAATTTAGTTTTTGAGTGtcgtaaaattttaatatattctatttatctttaataagaattaagtttttaatttttgagttttatttCTATTAAGAGAATAGTTTttctattaaaaatttattattagccAAACATATatcaaaatgattcaatttaaattaaaaaaaaaaataaattattataaatattaaaattataaaaaatactaaattttaatagaataattatttattttttaaaaaaataaaatagttattGTCGTGATTTCTTGATTGGGACTCTAACAATTGCTTGGAATCAATAGACAAGAGAAATGAGATCAGCGACTTAATCGTCCCTCCAACGCTTAAAACAGTAAATTGTAACTTTCAAGAGTGagaaactgatttttttttttctttctttagaaTTGATCCCTTTTGCACATTTTAGCATTGCTCTTTGCTTCCAAAAAAAGTATTTTTATGGAATTATTTATTCACTTCTGCATAAATGAAAGACACATACTTAAAATTAACCCACTTTTAACATAATAACGCTGAAAGAGATttataaaattatcaaatttaaattctagTTGAAACTAAGTAAATAAAAAAGGACAATATAATATATGCTTACATGAAAGAGAAATATTTAGGCtttgttttaaataaaatatttataagaaaataatttaattgaatttttacataatctttatattttttaaatgaatttttttaaattaaaaaaaattaaattctttaaatttaaatataaaaatcaattaaattaaatgtaacactcctaattttcaaatttactattttgtaggtaaatattaatattttattttatttaaattttagaaaattatttgaaatttttcggattttataaatcgggttcgatttttcgaaaatataaaactttgatgatttttaaaaattaatttaaagaccacgtggcaaaactaaaaatatatttgaactctaagaatttttctgagttttttaaaattttttcgaaatttttagcctcgttttcggtcccaagacagagtaaaaaatttaaaattttgtatcttgaattggACCGGTTGAATCGAACCAGACCTTATCGGAtctgtcgaatcggaccggccttttcttttcttcttcctttcttcctcgGGCGTTCCCgtccctcttcctctctctcccattttctctctcctccctcatctCCACGCCGCGCCGCCGCCACCCCAGCctacccacctcgccggcgcgccacCCTAATGCTTCCCCACGATCGGCCGACGCTCCAGGCGGCAGAAAAATGCGGGCGAAGACCCACATGTGCGCGTGCGCCATTTCAGCTTCCCGCCCaaaatccggtcgatccggccacTGTTTAGGCCGGGTCttatgtctaaactcatctacacttcgagagttttccatagacaccaagaacaccaaaatccattgagcggtttgcccaatttttgtccgggaagttttagcccattttgatttttgggctggatttctcacaaaccgtgaaccccacgagaaaaccgagagtaccagagcgctccactcgtctagTGCTTCGTGATaatataaatttcgaaatttttcgacaccgttttttagtgggtcccacgaaacttcgtagtattttttcgagcactaaatgagcttaaaaaattttgtaaaaattttgtatTAACCGCCGTGTTGtgtgcttcgtgtaggtaccttcgatTAGCGGAAATTCAACGGTTGCTCAGGTTTGCAAATTTCCAACCAGACAGACagactaccgaaaaagtcttggaattgggtcaAGATTTTAGCAaccccaccgttgtcagacgtcccgagcgcgtccctgaggtcggaatcggcataggtaaacctgaaccttacttttcttaattatctagtgcttgaatgtgattaaaaatccataaaatatttgtggtagcttagaaaattataattacttttgcattagtttagtaatatta
This sequence is a window from Hevea brasiliensis isolate MT/VB/25A 57/8 chromosome 10, ASM3005281v1, whole genome shotgun sequence. Protein-coding genes within it:
- the LOC131169559 gene encoding signaling peptide TAXIMIN 2-like, with translation MGDCRPLGFLLGLPFALVALLLSLVGAVLWIIGTIFSCLCPCCVCCAGLVNFALELIKLPFKILKWFTDHIPC